A window from Urocitellus parryii isolate mUroPar1 chromosome 1, mUroPar1.hap1, whole genome shotgun sequence encodes these proteins:
- the Csf2 gene encoding granulocyte-macrophage colony-stimulating factor, producing the protein MWLQKLILLGTVVYSISAPIGPPGPVPQPRKYVDAIIKEALSLLNHSNDTDAETNETEVVSNVFDPTEPTCLQTRLKLYEQGLPGSFTTLKSLLSTMASHYKEYCPPTPETSCKTHFITFKSFKVDLKKFLADISSSC; encoded by the exons ATGTGGCTGCAGAAACTAATTCTACTGGGCACTGTGGTTTATAGCATCTCTGCACCCATCGGCCCTCCTGGCCCTGTCCCCCAGCCCAGGAAGTATGTGGATGCCATCATCAAGGAAGCCCTGAGCCTTCTGAACCACAGTAATGACACCGATGCTGAGACG AATGAAACAGAAGTCGTCTCTAATGTGTTTGACCCTACG GAGCCAACATGCCTGCAGACCCGCCTGAAGCTGTACGAGCAGGGCCTGCCGGGCAGCTTCACCACGCTGAAGAGCCTCTTGAGCACGATGGCGAGCCACTACAAGGAGtactgcccccccacccca gaAACTTCCTGCAAGACCCATTTTATCACCTTCAAAAGTTTCAAAGTGGACCTGAAGAAATTTCTGGCTGACATCTCCTCTAGCTGCTGA